In one Vulgatibacter incomptus genomic region, the following are encoded:
- the gcvH gene encoding glycine cleavage system protein GcvH: MSDLTFPADLRYTQDHEWARKDGNAVVVGITAFAQSQLGDVVYVELPEPGKTVTAGESFGVVESTKAVSELIAPVTGTVVERNDPLVDSPEKVNDDPYDAGWMIKVEPADPSAFDKLMDAAAYGEFVAKQG; this comes from the coding sequence GTGTCCGACCTCACCTTCCCCGCAGACCTGCGCTACACCCAGGACCACGAGTGGGCCCGCAAGGACGGCAACGCCGTCGTCGTCGGCATCACCGCCTTCGCCCAGAGCCAGCTCGGCGACGTGGTCTACGTCGAGCTCCCCGAGCCGGGCAAGACCGTGACCGCGGGAGAGTCCTTCGGCGTGGTCGAGTCGACCAAGGCCGTGAGCGAGCTCATCGCCCCCGTCACCGGCACGGTGGTGGAGCGCAACGATCCCCTCGTCGATTCGCCCGAGAAGGTGAATGACGACCCCTACGACGCGGGTTGGATGATCAAGGTCGAGCCGGCCGATCCGTCCGCGTTCGACAAGCTGATGGACGCCGCCGCCTACGGCGAGTTCGTCGCGAAGCAGGGCTGA
- a CDS encoding ATP-binding protein, with protein MEAESLVPRFAGPRLVEALGDSPVVLVHGPRQCGKTTLSKTVGEPRGYGYLSFDDDRLRASAEADPVSFVADLPERVILDEVQRVPGLFTSLKAEVDRRRVPGRFLITGSANVLLVPRLADSLAGRLEILRLHPLSQSEIGGARSDFLDQLFAGSFARNRPFDRMGIGLAERVAGGGYPSALARRSPGRRATWYRDYLEAVVQRDVRDLARIGSLDALPRLLAVAASQTARLFNITELAGSFELSRPTIRDYITLLERVFLLEHLPAWHGNRLARLVKTPKLHIGDTGLASALLGLDAQALYEDRETYGQLVETFAYQELRREASFRDDDIRFFHYRDHNQMEVDVVLERAGKVAGVEVKSASVVSAADFRGLKRLAEAAGKRFVAGVVLYDGDHVLPFGERLYAVPITALWRTS; from the coding sequence ATGGAAGCCGAATCCCTGGTCCCACGCTTTGCCGGGCCGCGGCTCGTCGAGGCGCTCGGCGATTCTCCCGTGGTCCTGGTCCATGGGCCGCGCCAATGCGGAAAGACGACCCTGTCGAAAACGGTCGGGGAACCGCGGGGGTACGGCTATCTGTCGTTCGACGACGATCGCTTGCGCGCCAGCGCGGAGGCCGATCCCGTCTCCTTCGTGGCCGACCTGCCGGAGCGAGTGATCCTCGACGAGGTCCAGCGCGTCCCCGGTCTCTTCACCAGTCTCAAGGCGGAGGTCGATCGCCGGCGCGTCCCTGGTCGCTTCCTGATCACGGGCTCCGCGAACGTGCTGCTCGTTCCTCGGCTCGCGGATTCCCTCGCCGGCCGCTTGGAGATCCTGCGGCTCCACCCCCTCTCGCAGAGTGAGATCGGAGGAGCGCGCTCGGATTTTCTCGACCAGCTCTTCGCTGGATCGTTCGCGAGGAACCGGCCCTTCGACCGGATGGGGATTGGCCTGGCAGAGCGAGTGGCAGGCGGAGGTTATCCATCTGCGCTCGCTCGACGATCGCCCGGCCGCCGTGCGACCTGGTACCGGGACTACCTCGAGGCCGTGGTCCAGCGGGATGTCCGCGACCTCGCCCGAATCGGTTCCCTCGACGCGCTTCCGCGCCTGCTCGCGGTAGCCGCTTCGCAGACCGCACGCCTGTTCAACATCACCGAGCTCGCCGGAAGCTTCGAGCTCAGTCGGCCGACGATCCGTGATTACATCACCCTCCTCGAGCGGGTATTTCTCCTCGAGCACCTCCCGGCCTGGCATGGGAACCGCCTCGCCAGGCTGGTGAAGACGCCCAAGCTCCACATCGGGGACACGGGCCTGGCCAGCGCGCTGTTGGGCCTCGATGCGCAGGCGCTCTACGAAGATCGCGAAACGTACGGACAGCTCGTAGAGACGTTCGCGTACCAGGAGCTCCGGAGGGAAGCCAGCTTCCGCGACGACGACATCCGGTTCTTCCACTACCGCGACCACAACCAGATGGAAGTGGACGTCGTCCTCGAGCGCGCCGGGAAGGTCGCGGGGGTCGAGGTAAAGAGCGCTTCCGTCGTCTCGGCGGCCGATTTCCGCGGTCTCAAGCGCCTCGCCGAAGCGGCCGGAAAACGATTCGTCGCCGGCGTCGTGCTCTACGACGGCGACCACGTCCTCCCCTTCGGCGAGCGTCTTTACGCGGTGCCGATCACGGCTCTATGGCGTACCTCGTAA
- the gcvT gene encoding glycine cleavage system aminomethyltransferase GcvT: MAPRRTPLYDAHVRHGGKLVEFAGWELPVQYKGVIDEHRAVREAAGLFDVSHMGEVFFEGEGALEACNELVTNDLRSIGDGQALYAGLLNERGGFVDDVICYRFSPTKILVCTNASNAEKDFEWMKSHAKAGPVVRDAGADFAQLALQGPKAIGILQKLTSADLQAIAFFRFAEIEVDGKPVIAARTGYTGEDGFEIFCRPGDATDLWEAILAAGKDEGLMPAGLGARDSLRTESKLALYGNDIDDEHTPLEASLGWIVKLDKPGFIGKEALVRQKADGVKRKLIGFELTERGIPRHGYPILSNGQPVGVVTSGTMSPTLQKPIGIGYVPPELASEGSTFEVEIRGKPVAARVVKTPFYKRPA; the protein is encoded by the coding sequence ATGGCTCCCCGTCGCACTCCCCTCTACGACGCCCACGTGCGGCACGGCGGCAAGCTGGTCGAGTTCGCCGGCTGGGAGCTCCCCGTCCAGTACAAGGGCGTGATCGACGAGCACCGCGCCGTGCGCGAGGCCGCCGGCCTCTTCGACGTCTCGCACATGGGCGAGGTCTTCTTCGAAGGCGAAGGCGCCCTCGAGGCCTGCAACGAGCTCGTCACCAACGATCTGCGCAGCATCGGCGACGGCCAGGCCCTCTACGCCGGCCTCCTGAACGAGCGCGGCGGCTTCGTCGACGACGTCATCTGCTACCGCTTCTCGCCCACGAAGATCCTCGTCTGCACGAACGCCTCGAACGCGGAGAAGGACTTCGAGTGGATGAAGTCCCACGCCAAGGCGGGCCCGGTGGTCCGGGACGCCGGCGCCGACTTCGCGCAGCTGGCCCTTCAGGGCCCGAAGGCGATCGGCATCCTGCAGAAGCTCACCTCCGCCGACCTCCAGGCGATCGCCTTCTTCCGCTTCGCGGAGATCGAGGTCGACGGCAAGCCCGTGATCGCCGCCCGCACCGGCTACACCGGCGAGGACGGCTTCGAGATCTTCTGCCGCCCCGGCGACGCGACTGACCTCTGGGAGGCGATCCTCGCCGCAGGCAAGGACGAGGGGCTCATGCCGGCCGGCCTCGGCGCCCGGGACTCCCTGCGCACCGAGTCGAAGCTCGCCCTCTACGGCAACGACATCGACGACGAGCACACCCCGCTCGAGGCCTCCCTGGGCTGGATCGTGAAGCTCGACAAGCCGGGCTTCATCGGCAAGGAAGCCCTCGTCCGCCAGAAGGCGGACGGCGTGAAGCGCAAGCTCATCGGCTTCGAGCTCACCGAGCGCGGCATCCCCCGCCACGGCTACCCGATCCTGTCGAACGGCCAGCCGGTCGGAGTGGTGACGAGCGGGACCATGAGCCCCACTCTCCAGAAGCCCATCGGGATCGGCTACGTGCCGCCGGAGCTCGCGTCGGAGGGCTCCACCTTCGAGGTGGAGATCCGCGGCAAGCCCGTCGCCGCCCGCGTGGTCAAGACCCCGTTCTACAAGCGTCCCGCCTGA